A genomic window from Glycine max cultivar Williams 82 chromosome 17, Glycine_max_v4.0, whole genome shotgun sequence includes:
- the LOC102665120 gene encoding glycine-rich cell wall structural protein, whose product MGKLHSYVSVLAVAFVLVIGVAECRKIKENELVDGFGGGGLGGGAGGGFGGGAGAGIGGGGGAGGGFGGGKGGGIGGGVGSGGGAGGGIGGGVGGGIGGGHGGGVGGGIGGGGGAGGGAGGGFGGGKGGGVGGGGGAGGGIGGGAGGGAGGGFGGGKGGGVGGGIGGGGGVGGGAGGGAGGGFGGGKGGGVGGGIGGGGGAGGGFGGGHGGGVGGGIGGGAGGGGGAGGGFGGGAGGGAGGGFGGGAGGGAGGGFGGGAGGGAGGGFGGGGGF is encoded by the coding sequence ATGGGAAAATTGCACAGCTATGTTTCAGTACTTGCtgtggcatttgtattggtgATAGGAGTAGCTGAatgcagaaaaataaaagaaaatgagttAGTTGACGGTTTTGGAGGAGGTGGATTGGGTGGTGGTGCCGGTGGAGGTTTTGGTGGAGGAGCTGGTGCAGGAattggaggtggtggtggtgcaggTGGGGGTTTTGGAGGTGGTAAAGGTGGTGGTATAGGAGGAGGAGTTGGTAGTGGTGGAGGTGCTGGAGGAGGCATTGGAGGTGGTGTAGGAGGAGGAATTGGAGGTGGACATGGTGGTGGAGTAGGAGGAGGAATTGGAGGTGGTGGAGGTGCGGGTGGGGGTGCTGGTGGAGGTTTTGGAGGTggaaaaggaggtggagttggtggtggtggaggcgcAGGTGGGGGCATTGGAGGTGGTGCAGGTGGTGGTGCTGGTGGGGGTTTTGGAGGTGGTAAAGGTGGTGGTGTAGGAGGAGGaattggtggtggtggaggcgtTGGAGGTGGTGCCGGGGGAGGCGCAGGTGGTGGTTTTGGAGGTGGTAAAGGTGGAGGTGTAGGAGGAGGAATCGGTGGTGGTGGAGGCGCTGGTGGAGGCTTCGGAGGTGGACATGGTGGTGGAGTAGGGGGAGGAATTGGTGGCGGTGCCGGTGGAGGCGGAGGAGCGGGAGGAGGCTTTGGAGGTGGAGCAGGTGGAGGAGCTGGTGGTGGCTTTGGAGGTGGTGCAGGTGGAGGAGCTGGTGGTGGCTTTGGAGGTGGTGCAGGTGGGGGTGCTGGTGGTGGTTTCGGTGGTGGCGGGggtttttga